A stretch of Triticum aestivum cultivar Chinese Spring chromosome 1D, IWGSC CS RefSeq v2.1, whole genome shotgun sequence DNA encodes these proteins:
- the LOC123182618 gene encoding mitochondrial import inner membrane translocase subunit TIM50, with the protein MLRLAAARSRALLLPRPDVAALSTPSSSYSSYARGAPSPSSYAYRAASSAAAAEEAAAAAAAAASGAGAEAAAAAPPPPAARKGWVRGLLKFGVFAAFAGAIGGAGYATHAYSLSEVDKKTLEFRKEMTTPIPVAEDASEFEKFRARAYETAMKVPVAAIELYLEIRARIEDHVVGFTEPASDKLLPDLHPDDQNIFTLVVDLTDTLVCNDWQRERGWKTFKRPGVEAFLQHMATMYEVVVYSDQVQMYVDPVVERLDSTGQIRKLSRPATKYQDGKHYRDLSKLNRNPAQVLYVSAHALESCLQPENCVTVKPWKLETDDTELLDLIPFLEYLAIARPSDIRAVLASYQGHDVAKEFRKRSKELERHKQAKQRKSIWRR; encoded by the exons AtgctccgcctcgccgccgcgaGATCGCGGGCCCTCCTCCTGCCCCGGCCCGACGTCGCCGCCCtctccaccccctcctcctcctactcctcctacgcccgcggcgccccctccccctcctcctacgCCTACCGcgcggcctcctccgcggccgccgccgaggaggccgcggccgctgcggctgcggcggcgtcCGGCGCTGGCGCGGAGGCGGCCGCCGCGGCGCCGCCTCCCCCCGCGGCCCGCAAGGGCTGGGTCAGGGGCCTGCTCAAGTTCGGCGTCTTCGCGGCCTTTGCCGGAGCCATCGGCGGCGCCGGCTACGCCACCCACG CCTATTCGCTGTCCGAGGTTGACAAGAAGACCCTGGAGTTCAGGAAGGAGATGACCACCCCGATCCCCGTCGCGGAGGACGCTTCAGAATTCGAG AAATTTCGGGCTAGGGCTTACGAAACAGCTATGAAAG TTCCTGTTGCAGCGATAGAGCTTTACCTGGAAATTAGGGCCAGAATTGAAGATCATGTTGTG GGCTTTACTGAACCCGCATCAGACAAACTGTTGCCAGATTTACATCCGGACGACCAGAATATCTTCACCCTAGTTGTTGATCTGACTGACACTCTTGTATGCAATGATTGGCAG CGTGAGAGAGGTTGGAAGACATTCAAGAGACCAGGAGTTGAGGCTTTTCTGCAACATATGGCAACCATGTATGAAGTTGTTGTATATTCTGATCAAGTGCAAATG TATGTGGACCCTGTGGTTGAAAGGTTGGACTCAACGGGTCAGATACGCAAATTATCAAGGCCTGCAACTAAGTACCAAGATGGTAAACATTATCGG GATTTGTCAAAGTTGAACAGAAATCCTGCGCAAGTTCTTTACGTCAGCGCACATGCTCTTGAATCCTGCCTGCAACCTGAAAATTGTGTTACAGTCAAACCCTGGAAACTTGAAACTGATGACACTGAATTGCTGGATCTGATTCCATTTCTTGAGT ATCTTGCCATAGCAAGGCCTTCTGATATTCGGGCAGTGCTTGCTTCCTATCAAGGTCATGACGTTGCTAAAGAGTTCCGTAAGCGTAGCAAAGAACTGGAGAG GCACAAGCAAGCGAAGCAACGCAAGAGCATATGGCGGCGGTGA